One Hypanus sabinus isolate sHypSab1 unplaced genomic scaffold, sHypSab1.hap1 scaffold_675, whole genome shotgun sequence DNA window includes the following coding sequences:
- the LOC132389841 gene encoding uncharacterized protein LOC132389841: protein MDGSETYMNVKFTSTYPGSPSRDGLTSTYSQLNIGKGEPIIDEDEDPPVASGPGDLPVTAQTDGFSATYSVLSLRKEERLIDENEYPPIASGPTEITVTTHADGLNSTYSFLKLPEDEYLVEEYEDPPIASGPAGMSVTAQAGPHKHQPKENIGNRPDRKICLLCLVTFVLFVTVVGLSIHVSQIRQSEITSDRNYQELNSTLQSKISENSHLNFSRRTCLKNLSALNSNLSDLKRMHSYLRHQFTEMETKYRSVNETKAQICELLTSRKVEASSPL, encoded by the exons ATGGACGGCAGCGAGACTTACATGAACGTGAAGTTCACAAGCACGTACCCAGGGTCACCTTCTCGAG ACGGTCTGACCTCCACCTACTCACAGCTGAACATTGGGAAAGGCGAACCAATCATCGATGAGGATGAGGATCCTCCCGTAGCCTCGGGACCCGGCGATCTGCCAGTCACTGCACAGACAG ACGGTTTCAGCGCCACCTACTCAGTGCTGAGTCTTCGGAAAGAAGAACGTCTCATCGATGAGAATGAATATCCTCCCATCGCCTCGGGACCCACCGAAATAACAGTGACTACACacgcag ACGGGCTGAACTCCACCTACTCATTTCTGAAACTTCCGGAAGACGAATATCTCGTGGAAGAGTATGAAGATCCTCCCATTGCCTCGGGACCCGCCGGAATGTCAGTGACTGCAcaggcag GTCCGCATAAACATCAGCCGAAGGAGAACATCGGAAATAGACCGGATCGTAAGATCTGCCTGCTCTGCCTAGTTACGTTCGTTCTCTTCGTGACAGTGGTCGGGCTGTCGATCCATG tgtcacagattcgtcagtctgaGATCACATCCGACAGAAATTACCAGGAGTTAAACTCAACCCTTCAATCCAAGATATCCGAGAATTCCCACCTGAATTTCTCCCGGAGAACCTGTCTGAAAAATCTCTCTGCGCTCAACTCTAATCTATCCGATCTTAAACGAATGCACAGCtatctccgtcaccagttcactgagatggaaacgaagtacagatctgtcaacgaaaccaaggctcaaatctgtgaattgttgaccagcagaaaaGTTGAGGCATCATCCCCTCTTTAa